The nucleotide sequence CTGTGTTTATTTTCACAGCAGAACTGTTAATAACTTAGTGTTAATAAGCTTTATATTTTCTATTACATTAAGTATGGTGCATCCTGATAACATTCTCAAACCTAATGACTCTCAAGTTGTTTCACCACTCGTATCTCCTATTGTAACAAATATGGTAGATATTCGTGAGCATTTTGAAAATGGAGAAGAGTTTGAATTACGTGAAGACATGTTGCAGTGGATTCGCACGGAGGCTACGAAACTAGGATTCAGTGTTGTGATTGGAAAGTCTGATAATGGTACGGATAGAAGAAATGCATTTGTGACATTGACATGCGAAATAAATGGGAAATATATCCGTCGTATCCAAAAATTGAAACGCGACGACATCGATTCAAGAAAATATGAATGCCCATTTAGGTTGCATGGCTATCTTTTGGCAAATAACAAATGGAGAATTAATGTGATATGTGGTTTACACAACCATGATTTAAGTCAAAAGTTGGCCGGTCATCCAATTGCATGCCGACTCCTTCCGAATGAGAAGACATGTGTTTCTGACATGACTTTGAGCTTGTTACCGCCCAAAAACATATTTGCAACCTTGAAGCGCAAAAGACCCAAGAATACATCAAAtgtcaagcaagtttacaatagGTGCTATCAATCCAAATTAGCAATTATGGGGGATCAAACCGAGATGCAACACCTCTTGAAACTTCTAGATGAAAACAATTATGTTTGTAGGCACCGACGAGGTGATGATGGGGTTACAGTAAGAGATATTTATTGGACTCATATTGATTCCATTAAATTGTTCAATATGTTTCCCACTGTGCTCATAATTGATTCAACGTATAAGACCAACAAGTACAGACTTCCATTGTTGGAAATTGTTGGTGTTACATCGACTAAGAAGACGTATTTTGTTGGTTTTGCATTTCTAGAGTGCGAAAAAGAGGACAAATTTGTATGGGCTTTGGAGGTTTGTTGGTCAATGTTGAAGGATCAAGAAGATATGCCGAAAGTCATTGTTATCAACCAAGATACAACACTAATGAATTCGTTTGCAACTGTATTTCCTAGTTCTTACGCCTTACTGTGTAGGTACCATATTACAAAAATGTGAGAAGCCGGGTTAAACACCCGGTGGGGACAAAAAAGATTGCAGGTGAAGATGGAAAACTGGTCAATACGGGCGTCATTGTGGAGAAAATTATGGATGCATGAAATGTTATAGTAAACACatctacaaaaaaaaatatatgatgttgttgttttacaattcaaaattgttTGTGTGAAATATCCCGATCTATTGAAATATGTCGAAAGCACAATACTTGATTAGGTAAAGCAGAAGTTTGTTTGTGCTTGGGCCGATGAGGTTATGCATCTCGAAAATATTACAACAAACCAAGTTGAGTTTGCTCATGCCTGTCTGAAGAATTGGCTGGGAAATAGCAAGGGTGATTTGATTACGGATTGGGATTCTGTGAACCAGATGATACTAAACCAGCATAGTGAGATACAAACAACATTTGGTCGTAGTACCATGGTGTTTGAACACAAGTTCAAAGACACCACCTTATATTCTCAGTTGGTCGG is from Vicia villosa cultivar HV-30 ecotype Madison, WI unplaced genomic scaffold, Vvil1.0 ctg.000809F_1_1_3, whole genome shotgun sequence and encodes:
- the LOC131631307 gene encoding protein FAR1-RELATED SEQUENCE 6-like yields the protein MVHPDNILKPNDSQVVSPLVSPIVTNMVDIREHFENGEEFELREDMLQWIRTEATKLGFSVVIGKSDNGTDRRNAFVTLTCEINGKYIRRIQKLKRDDIDSRKYECPFRLHGYLLANNKWRINVICGLHNHDLSQKLAGHPIACRLLPNEKTCVSDMTLSLLPPKNIFATLKRKRPKNTSNVKQVYNRCYQSKLAIMGDQTEMQHLLKLLDENNYVCRHRRGDDGVTVRDIYWTHIDSIKLFNMFPTVLIIDSTYKTNKYRLPLLEIVGVTSTKKTYFVGFAFLECEKEDKFVWALEVCWSMLKDQEDMPKVIVINQDTTLMNSFATVFPSSYALLCRYHITKM